One window from the genome of Oryza glaberrima chromosome 3, OglaRS2, whole genome shotgun sequence encodes:
- the LOC127765013 gene encoding uncharacterized protein LOC127765013 isoform X1, whose product MDRYQRVEKPRPEAAAISENEIRITTQGLIRNYVTYATSLLQQEKRVKEIVLKAMGQAISKTVAIAEIIKKRIPGLHQDTSISSVSITDVWEPIEEGLVPLEMTRHVSMISISLSPKELNKSSAGYQAPLHAEPIKPQRYQQTQQYQQQQHQSRPSQVQTDSYGRGRGRGRGRGRGWGGRGGYGGGYGGYDNNQGGYGGYGHQGGYGHQGGYGNQGGYGHNQGGYGGYGYNQGGYGGYENGGWNYNRNRGGGGGGGRGRGNWGYGGPGGYERSGPAYERGGRGGGSPGGRGYARGRGRMGGGRGRGNQNY is encoded by the exons ATGGATCGGTACCAGCGGGTGGAGAAGCCGCGGcccgaggccgccgccatcAGCGAGAACGAAATCCGCATCACCACCCAGGGCCTCATCCGCAACTACGTCACCtacgccacctccctcctccag CAGGAAAAGCGCGTGAAAGAAATAGTGTTGAAGGCTATGGGACAGGCTATCAGCAAGACAGTGGCTATTGCTGAGATCATAAAG AAACGGATCCCTGGGTTGCATCAAGATACATCAATTAGTTCAGTCAGTATTACTGATGTATGGGAACCCATTGAGGAAGGCCTTGTACC ATTGGAGATGACTCGTCATGTTTCAATGATATCAATTTCCCTGTCACCGAAGGAGCTTAACAAGAGTTCAGCTGG GTATCAAGCTCCCTTGCATGCAGAGCCAATTAAGCCACAAAGATACCAACAAACCCAGCAATATCAACAACAACAGCACCAGTCTAGGCCAAGCCAAGTTCAAACAG ATTCATATGGGCGCGGCCGTGGTAGAggcagaggaagaggaaggggttGGGGTGGTAGGGGAGGCTATGGTGGAGGGTATGGTGGATATGATAACAACCAAGGAGGTTATGGTGGATATGGACACCAGGGTGGATATGGACACCAAGGGGGGTATGGCAACCAGGGAGGATATGGCCACAATCAAGGTGGTTATGGAGGGTATGGTTACAACCAAGGTGGATATGGAGGATATG AAAATGGTGGCTGGAACTACAACCGGAacagaggtggtggtggtggcgggggccGTGGAAGAGGCAACTGGGGATATGGTG GTCCAGGAGGATATGAACGTTCAGGTCCGGCATATGAACGTGGTGGCAGAGGTGGAGGTAGCCCAGGCGGCAGAGGCTATGCCCGGGGCCGTGGACGAATGGGCGGTGGCCGTGGGCGAGGCAACCAAAACTATTAG
- the LOC127767738 gene encoding putative vesicle-associated membrane protein 726: MAPQKRTTLVYSFVARGAVVLADHAEVSGNFASVAAQCLQKLPSTNNRHSYNCDGHTFNYHVHDGFTYCVVATESAGRQLPVGFIERVKEDFSKKYSGGKAKNATANSLKREYGPKLKEHMKYCDAHPEEIDKLAKVKAQVTEVKGVMMQNIEKVLDRGEKIELLVDKTEDLRSQAQDFRKAGTKIRRKMWWENMKMKLIVFGIVVALILVIILTVCRDLNCW, translated from the exons ATGGCGCCGCAGAAGAGGACGACGCTGGTCTACAGCTTCGTGGCGCGCGGCGCTGTCGTGCTGGCCGACCACGCCGAGGTCTCCGGCAActtcgcctccgtcgccgcgcaGTGCCTCCAGAAGCTCCCCTCCACCAACAACCGCCACAGCTACAACTGCGACGGCCACACCTTCAACTACCATGTCCACGACGGATTCA CATACTGTGTTGTTGCTACCGAGTCTGCTGGTCGGCAACTTCCAGTTGGCTTCATTGAGAGAGTAAAGGAAGATTTTTCCAAGAAATATAGTGGAGGAAAAGCAAAGAATGCTACCGCGAATAGCCTCAAGCGAGAATATGG GCCTAAACTTAAAGAACACATGAAGTACTGTGATGCGCACCCTGAGGAGATTGACAAGCTTGCCAAAGTGAAGGCTCAGGTTACAGAGGTCAAAGGAGTTATGATGCAAAACATTGAAAAG GTTTTAGATCGTGGTGAGAAAATTGAGCTGCTTGTCGACAAGACAGAGGATCTCCGCTCACAG GCACAAGACTTTAGAAAAGCGGGAACAAAGATTCGGCGAAAGATGTGGTGGGAGAATATGAAGATGAAGCTCATTGTTTTCGGCATTGTAGTTGCATTGATCCTCGTCATCATCTTGACGGTTTGCCGTGACTTGAACTGCTGGTAA
- the LOC127768082 gene encoding protein SULFUR DEFICIENCY-INDUCED 2-like has product MDQLVVGVARPSSPPAAAHVAYKIPAGDGPYARAKHYQLVEKDLDASIAWFWKAINSGDKVDSALKDMAVVMKQRGYHADAIDAIKSLRHLCPKQSQDSLDNILLDLYKASGRTKEEIELLKQKLRKIYLGEAFHGKTTKRARSHGRKIHVSVKQETSRVLGNLAWAYMQQGNFMAAEVVYRKAQMVDPDANKACNLALCLIEQRRPADAEAVLAGVLAGRYHARDDDHGAPHTGGKILAKVEELMARITGEVDGRSNSSGGSSSDDDDRDVEDEMVELLDVVVRQWAAPYRRSNRRLPVFEEITPVCREQMAAC; this is encoded by the exons ATGGATCAGCTGGtcgtcggcgtggcgcggccgTCGAgccccccggcggcggcgcacgtcgCGTACAAGAtcccggccggcgacgggccgTACGCTCGGGCCAAGCACTACCAG CTGGTGGAGAAGGATCTTGACGCGTCCATCGCGTGGTTCTGGAAGGCGATCAACTCCGGCGACAAGGTGGACAGCGCGCTCAAGGACATGGCCGTCGTCATGAAGCAGCGTGGCTACCACGCCGACGCCATCGACGCCATCAAGTCGCTCCGCCACCTCTGCCCCAAGCAGTCTCAGGACTCCCTCgacaacatcctcctcgaccTCTACAAG GCGAGCGGGAGGACGAAGGAGGAGATCGAGCTGCTGAAGCAGAAGCTGCGGAAGATCTACCTGGGCGAGGCGTTCCACGGGAAGACGACGAAGCGGGCGAGGTCGCACGGGCGGAAGATCCACGTCTCCGTGAAGCAGGAGACGTCGCGGGTGCTGGGCAACCTCGCGTGGGCGTACATGCAGCAGGGGAATTtcatggcggcggaggtggtgtaCCGCAAGGCGCAGATGGTCGACCCGGACGCCAACAAGGCCTGCAACCTCGCGCTCTGCCTCATCGAGCAGCGCcgccccgccgacgccgaggccgtcctcgccggcgtgcTCGCCGGGAGGTACCACGcccgcgacgacgaccacggcgcCCCGCACACCGGCGGCAAGATCCTCGCCAAGGTGGAGGAGTTGATGGCCCGCATCaccggcgaggtcgacggccgGAGcaacagcagcggcggcagcagcagcgacgacgacgaccgcgacgtCGAGGACGAGATGGTGGAGCTGCTCGACGTGGTGGTCCGGCAGTGGGCGGCGCCGTACAGGAGGAGCAACCGGAGGCTGCCGGTCTTCGAGGAGATCACTCCGGTCTGCAGGGAGCAGATGGCAGCTTGCTAG
- the LOC127765013 gene encoding uncharacterized protein LOC127765013 isoform X2, translated as MDRYQRVEKPRPEAAAISENEIRITTQGLIRNYVTYATSLLQEKRVKEIVLKAMGQAISKTVAIAEIIKKRIPGLHQDTSISSVSITDVWEPIEEGLVPLEMTRHVSMISISLSPKELNKSSAGYQAPLHAEPIKPQRYQQTQQYQQQQHQSRPSQVQTDSYGRGRGRGRGRGRGWGGRGGYGGGYGGYDNNQGGYGGYGHQGGYGHQGGYGNQGGYGHNQGGYGGYGYNQGGYGGYENGGWNYNRNRGGGGGGGRGRGNWGYGGPGGYERSGPAYERGGRGGGSPGGRGYARGRGRMGGGRGRGNQNY; from the exons ATGGATCGGTACCAGCGGGTGGAGAAGCCGCGGcccgaggccgccgccatcAGCGAGAACGAAATCCGCATCACCACCCAGGGCCTCATCCGCAACTACGTCACCtacgccacctccctcctccag GAAAAGCGCGTGAAAGAAATAGTGTTGAAGGCTATGGGACAGGCTATCAGCAAGACAGTGGCTATTGCTGAGATCATAAAG AAACGGATCCCTGGGTTGCATCAAGATACATCAATTAGTTCAGTCAGTATTACTGATGTATGGGAACCCATTGAGGAAGGCCTTGTACC ATTGGAGATGACTCGTCATGTTTCAATGATATCAATTTCCCTGTCACCGAAGGAGCTTAACAAGAGTTCAGCTGG GTATCAAGCTCCCTTGCATGCAGAGCCAATTAAGCCACAAAGATACCAACAAACCCAGCAATATCAACAACAACAGCACCAGTCTAGGCCAAGCCAAGTTCAAACAG ATTCATATGGGCGCGGCCGTGGTAGAggcagaggaagaggaaggggttGGGGTGGTAGGGGAGGCTATGGTGGAGGGTATGGTGGATATGATAACAACCAAGGAGGTTATGGTGGATATGGACACCAGGGTGGATATGGACACCAAGGGGGGTATGGCAACCAGGGAGGATATGGCCACAATCAAGGTGGTTATGGAGGGTATGGTTACAACCAAGGTGGATATGGAGGATATG AAAATGGTGGCTGGAACTACAACCGGAacagaggtggtggtggtggcgggggccGTGGAAGAGGCAACTGGGGATATGGTG GTCCAGGAGGATATGAACGTTCAGGTCCGGCATATGAACGTGGTGGCAGAGGTGGAGGTAGCCCAGGCGGCAGAGGCTATGCCCGGGGCCGTGGACGAATGGGCGGTGGCCGTGGGCGAGGCAACCAAAACTATTAG